The genomic region ACCAAGCTACTTGTTTGAGGTCATTACTGCCAGAATACTTATATCCGTTGCTTTTATTACCACCCTTCGCTACATACTCCCATTCAGCCTCTGTTGGCAACCGGTAGCCATTAGCATTGAAATCACACTTAATATTATTAGTCCCAGAACCAGTATAACAACGATCAAGTCCTTCCTGATCACTCCGTTTATTACAATATTTCACAGCATCATACCAGCCAACCTGCTCCACAGGAGCATCTTCCCCTGTTTGTTTAAATTTGGCAGGATTCGTGCCCATCACAGCTTTATATTCACTCTGAGTCACTTCATATTTACCAATATAAAAATCACTCACAGTCACGCTATGCCCTGGCTTTTCATCACCACTTGCACTCCCCATTTGGAAAGTACCACCTTCCACAAAGACCATATCCCCATTACTGATCATAACTGCGGGTTTACTGCTTCCTGCTACAAGTTCCACCTTTAGAGATGACAACTCCTTTTCTTTAATTTTAATTTCACTGGTCTCAGTTTCAAAACCACTTAGTATAGTAGTAAGTTCATAATCACCTACTGGCAGAGCTTCCAGATATTGCGACCCGGTCCAGGATTTGATTTCTTTCCCGTTTCTTTTTAAGACGCTTTCTGCTTCCATAGGGCTAACTGTTAACTGCAGACTGCCCTCTTTTTGTTTCAAGGCAAAACTTTCTCTTTTATCTTTGCCTTTTTCAACTGTTACTGTTCTGCTTTCAGGATACCAGCCTGGGCAGGAAACCTCTATCAAATACTGTCCGGCAGATATTTCTTTGCTGCTACCATTCATTTTCTGATTGTTCAGATAGATGGCTGCATCCGCTGGAGTAATATCAATAGTTAAAATGGAAGTTATCTTCAGCAGATCGTAATTCCAGCTATTATTTCCGCTTTCTTCTACTATTATCTTTTCCTCAATAGTCTCATATTTGTCTAATACCAGTCGCAGCTCATATTCTTGGGGAAAACGAAAGGGCTGGATATTGGTAAAACCTTCTTTTACGCCATCCAGATACAGCTCAGCACCCTGAGGCTCGCTACTGATTGTGAGCATTACGGGACGCTGTTTTTCCAGCTCAATATCCTTAAAAAGCACATTATCCTCATCTACATTGATTGTGCTGATATTAGTTTTATAGCCTGTTTTTCTAACTTCCAGCCTGTGTTCACCTTTCTTCACGGAATAGCTCTCTTCACTTCCCAGCAATTTGCCATCCAGCCATTTCTCACTATCTTCCGGTTCAGCTATAATTGAGATAGTGATAAACTCATTGCCACCATCTCCATCAATTGTCATCTCATAAACCTTGCCAGCTTCTATCTTGCCAACTGATTCTCGCAAATTAACCATCAAAGTAGCATAATCCACTTTCTTTAAATCCACATACCAGGCACCCCGCTGCAATACTACCCAGTATTCACCTTCTTTGGGTATCAATCGATGCCGCAACGGACTATCTATATTCATTTCCTCTATCCCGGTGCGCACGATCAGCATACCGCATAGTTCACCATTGATGTCATACCTGTCACCATCCGGCAGATTTACAAATCCCACATGATTAGTAACTTCTTTAGGAGCGTCTATTATCCGAAA from Candidatus Stygibacter australis harbors:
- a CDS encoding formylglycine-generating enzyme family protein; this encodes MMRKIALLLVFLLFTVFVFGYQFRIIDAPKEVTNHVGFVNLPDGDRYDINGELCGMLIVRTGIEEMNIDSPLRHRLIPKEGEYWVVLQRGAWYVDLKKVDYATLMVNLRESVGKIEAGKVYEMTIDGDGGNEFITISIIAEPEDSEKWLDGKLLGSEESYSVKKGEHRLEVRKTGYKTNISTINVDEDNVLFKDIELEKQRPVMLTISSEPQGAELYLDGVKEGFTNIQPFRFPQEYELRLVLDKYETIEEKIIVEESGNNSWNYDLLKITSILTIDITPADAAIYLNNQKMNGSSKEISAGQYLIEVSCPGWYPESRTVTVEKGKDKRESFALKQKEGSLQLTVSPMEAESVLKRNGKEIKSWTGSQYLEALPVGDYELTTILSGFETETSEIKIKEKELSSLKVELVAGSSKPAVMISNGDMVFVEGGTFQMGSASGDEKPGHSVTVSDFYIGKYEVTQSEYKAVMGTNPAKFKQTGEDAPVEQVGWYDAVKYCNKRSDQEGLDRCYTGSGTNNIKCDFNANGYRLPTEAEWEYVAKGGNKSNGYKYSGSNDLKQVAWYSDNSGNKTHSVGEKQANELGIFDMSGNVYEWCWDWYGDYSSSSTSNPRGQNLGSRRVYRGGSWSSDASSCRTAFRGSSPGYSLFILGFRLACSSK